From one Humulus lupulus chromosome 8, drHumLupu1.1, whole genome shotgun sequence genomic stretch:
- the LOC133796927 gene encoding pentatricopeptide repeat-containing protein At4g21705, mitochondrial-like gives MASLIFTIIKRYGSLTVNRISTRSFCTESVSGSGTSIRRSRKNLFSRISPLGLPSISVVPTLDQWVEEGRTVHQNDLRFILRELRSRKRYNQALEVSEWMNSRELCPFAPSDYAVQLDLIGKVRGLDSAESYFNSLSDQVKVDKLYGALLNCYVREGLIDKSLSHMKKMKELGFASSPLSYNDIMCLYLRSGELDKIPGVMSEMKEDGVKPDIFSYRVCMNSHWLRSDLNSMEKVFEEMKNQPHISLDWTTYSMVANFYIKAGDHDKSLISLMKCEELVDKDALGYNHLISLYASLGNKEQMMRLWGLQKAKCKNQNNRDYRTMISLLVKLGEFEEAEVLLKVWESSHQFYDFRVPNILILGYCNKGLTEKAEAMLHEIIEKGRTPTPNSWAIIAAAYLDRQNMETAFECMKKALAVQAENKLWRPKPQVISNILDWIADKGDVEEVQAFVSSLRTVIPVNRMMYHALIKAHLRVGKEVDWVLESMKKDNIEVNEETEEILSSR, from the exons ATGGCGTCGTTGATTTTCACAATCATCAAAAGGTACGGAAGCCTTACAGTAAACAGAATCTCTACAAGATCATTTTGCACCGAAAGTGTCTCTGGCAGCGGCACTAGCATTAGAAGAAGTAGAAAAAATCTATTCTCGAGAATCAGCCCCCTGGGGCTGCCTTCCATCAGTGTCGTCCCTACTCTTGACCAGTGGGTCGAAGAAGGCAGGACTGTCCATCAGAATGACCTCCGTTTCATCCTACGAGAGCTTCGCAGCCGCAAGCGATACAATCAGGCCCTTGAG GTCTCTGAATGGATGAATAGCAGGGAACTCTGCCCATTTGCACCATCTGACTATGCTGTACAGTTAGATCTGATTGGTAAAGTTCGTGGTCTGGATTCTGCTGAGAGTTACTTTAATAGCTTAAGTGATCAAGTCAAAGTTGACAAACTATATGGTGCTCTTTTAAATTGTTATGTAAGAGAAGGCTTGATTGATAAATCTCTCTCACATATGAAGAAGATGAAAGAGCTGGGCTTTGCTTCCTCTCCTCTTAGTTACAATGACATTATGTGCCTCTATTTACGTTCAGGTGAACTCGATAAAATCCCTGGTGTGATGTCTGAGATGAAGGAGGATGGTGTTAAACCTGACATATTTAGCTATAGAGTTTGTATGAACTCGCATTGGTTGAGATCCGATCTAAATAGCATGGAGAAAGTTTTCGAAGAAATGAAGAATCAACCCCACATCTCACTTGACTGGACTACTTATTCTATGGTGGCCAATTTCTATATAAAAGCTGGTGACCATGATAAATCGTTGATTTCCCTTATGAAATGTGAAGAACTGGTAGATAAAGATGCTCTTGGCTACAACCATCTGATTTCACTTTATGCCAGTCTTGGTAATAAAGAACAGATGATGAGATTGTGGGGGCTTCAAAAAGCCAAGTGTAAGAACCAAAACAATAGGGACTATAGAACCATGATCAGTTTGCTTGTGAAGCTTGGGGAATTTGAAGAGGCTGAAGTTTTGCTAAAGGTGTGGGAGTCATCTCATCAATTTTATGATTTTCGAGTCCCAAATATCCTCATCCTCGGATATTGTAATAAGGGATTGACTGAAAAAGCAGAGGCAATGCTTCATGAAATTATTGAGAAAGGAAGAACTCCAACTCCAAATAGCTGGGCCATCATTGCAGCAGCCTATTTGGATAGACAGAACATGGAGACAGCTTTTGAGTGCATGAAGAAAGCTTTGGCTGTGCAAGCAGAAAATAAGTTATGGAGGCCCAAACCTCAAGTGATTTCAAATATTTTGGATTGGATTGCAGATAAAGGAGATGTTGAAGAAGTTCAAGCTTTTGTGAGCTCACTGAGAACTGTTATTCCAGTGAATAGAATGATGTACCATGCCTTGATCAAGGCACATTTAAGAGTTGGGAAAGAAGTGGATTGGGTTTTGGAGAGCATGAAAAAAGATAACATAGAAGTGAATGAGGAAACAGAGGAAATACTAAGCTCAAGGTGA